The nucleotide window CACGTCTTCGGATCGCATGCCCAGCACCAGTCCCTTGCCCGGCCGCGACAGGACCGGCGGATGATCGACGCCCTGGAAGACGGCATTCCTGCCGCTCGCATCGTTGTCGAGATCGATGAAGCTCATCGGCGAGCCGCCGACGAAGCGGGCGGCAAACATCGAGGCCGGGCGCGAATAAAGATCGGAAGCCGTTCCCGCCTGCTCGATCCGCCCGCCATTCATCAGAATGACCTGGTCGGCCATGCTCATCGCCTCGGTCTGATCATGCGTCACATAGATCATCGTCATGCCGAGCCGCTGCTGCAGACTGCGGATTTCCCGGCGCAGGTCCTGGCGAAGCTTGGCATCGAGATTGGACAGCGGTTCGTCCATCAGGCAGACCGGCGCCTCGGCGATCAGCGCGCGGCCAAGGGCGACACGCTGCTGCTGGCCGCCGGACAGCTGGCTCGGCTTGCGGGCCAGAAATGGCTCGAGGCCAAGGATCGAGGCTACTCTCGCCAGCCTTTCGGCAATCTCCGGCTTTGCGACATGCCGGACCGAAAGGCCAAACGTGATGTTGTCGGCGACCGTCATATGCGGAAACAGCGCATAGGACTGGAACACCATGGAGACACCGCGTGCGGCACCGACCCGGCCGGCCACATCCTGGCCGCCGATCCTGATCGTGCCGCCTGTGGCGGTCTCGAGCCCCGCCAGTATCCGGAGCGTCGTGGATTTTCCGCAGCCGGACGGGCCGAGGAGGACGGTCAGGCTTCCTTGTTCGACGCTGAAAGAAATGTCGTCGACGGCGCGGGCATCGCCCCACGCCTTGACCAATGCTTCAACCAATACCCCGGCCACGATCCGCTACCTGCCTTCCGATTATCCTGAAGGCAGCTATCAAAGCTCCATGACGGACCGGTGACAGAGACGGGCCTGCCGCAAGACACTGTCACATTTTCCGCTGATCCGTTGAGTTCCGGGGGTGTCGCCGCATTTTCGGTCGCCGATCACGGCGCGTGGATATGACAGCCGCGCCTTACCAGTCCGGCAGGAAGCCCGGCATGTCGCGGATGGGGGGTGCTCCGGCAAGCCTGTCGAGATCGACTATCGGAGGTGCGAGATCGGGATCGCCCGACAGCAGCGCCTCGACCGAAGCGGCCATGCGCAGCACGCCGAGATCGTCGTGCCGGCGGCCGATGATCTGCAGGCCGAACGGCATGCCCCTGGCATCACGCCCCGCCGGAATGGTGATCGACGGGTGGCCGGCAAGCGTCGAGGCATACGCCATGGCGAGCCAATGGTAATAGCTTTTGGTCGGCTTTCCATCGATCTCGATCGGGTAGAGCTCGTGCCAGTCGCGCGGGCTGATCGTCACCGCCGGGCAGAGAATGAAGTCCCAATCGTCGTAGAAGCGCTGCCAGTTGCGGTAATAGACGGTCTGCGAAGCCAGGACGTCATAGACATCCTGCACGCCATAGGTGAAGGCCTCCTCGATATTGGCCTTCACATTCGGGCCGACCTTGTCGGCATCCTTGGCAAGATAGCGGGCATGGCCGACGAAGCCGACCGCGCGCAACACGGCAAAGATCCGGTCCGCATCATCGCAGGCCGGATGCAGCTCATCCGAGATGCCGAAATTGGGCGCGATCCGTGCCGCCACCGTGCGGAAGGCTTCGCGCACGACGCTCTCGGTCGGCGCGAAGCCGAAATCCTCGGTGAAGGCGATACGCACCGTCTTGAGATCGAGCGGCTTCGGATCGGCAAAGGCTGCCGGATCCCAGGCAGTCTTGCCGTCGACGACGATCGTGTAGGGATCGAGACGATCCGGCCGCGCCAGGATCGACAGCATCAGGCCGAGATCGCCGACATTGCCCGCCATCGGTCCACTGGTCGAAAGCGGAAAAAGCCCGATGGCCCGCAGATCGCCCGGCACGACGCCCGGCGACGGCCGGTAGCCGACGACGCCGCAGAAGGCGGCCGGATTACGCAGGCTGCCGCCCAGATCGGAGCCCGTCGCAAGCGGTGCCATGCGCGCGGCAAGCAGCGCCGCCGAACCGCCGGAGGAACCGGCAGCACTTTTCGTCGGATCGTGCGGATTGCCGGTCGCACCATAGACCTTATTGATCGTGTTTCCGCCGGCGCTCCAATCCGGGTTATTGGTCTTGCCGAGCGGCATGGCGCCGGCCGAGCGCATGGCTGCAACCATGGCATCGTCTCTCGTCGCAATATTGTCGCGGAAGATTTCAGAGCCGAAGGTGGTCGGCAGCCCGGTGACATCGATCATGTCCTTGACGCCGAATGTCACGCCATGCAGCGGCCCGAGCGGTTCACCGGCCATCACCTTGTCTTCCGCCGCCTTCGCCTCATCGACAACCCGGTCGAAATTGCTGGCGATGACCGCATTGATCGCCGGGTTCAGCCCTTCCACCCGCTCGATGCCGGCTTTCGCCATCTCCACGGGTGAGAGCTCCCTGGTGGCAATGAGCCGCGCGGCTTCCCTGGCGGTCAGATCGGCGGGATGGGATTTGGTCATCGTCTTTCTCCAATTGGCATCCGCCGACCTGAGGCCGGATTGCCCGCCTCTTTGGACAGATCGGGAAAAGCAGGGATCAGGCTGTCTTGCGCAGCTCCGAGGCATGATCGGCGATATCGAGGAAAAGAGCGGTCATGACCCGTATCCCCTCATCCGCGATCGACAGGAGCGCATGCTCGTTCGGTCCGTGCTGGCCGCATTCGGCATGGGAATGCGGCACCCAGATCGTCGGCAGGCCTAGAATGTCGGTAAAGGCATCATTGGGCAGCGACCCGGCGAGGTTGGGAAGAACATGCGGCGGCTTGCCGCTGCTTGCGGCAATCGACCGTTCGACGAAGCCGACCCACGGGTGATCCGGCGAAAAGCGTGTTGCCCTGAACGGCTCTTCCTTCAGTCCCAAGACCTCGACCATCGAAAAACCATGGGCGTCGAGATGGCGCCGCAGGGCAGGCAGGATATCGTCGACATCAGTTCCCACGACGAAGCGCAGCTGGCAGCGGGCCCGGGCCGAGCTCGCAATGGCATTTTGCGGGGCGGCGATATTGCCTGCGGAAATCGCCAGCACGGCGAAAGAATTCCAGCCGAACACCCGTTCGGAGGGCGTCAGCTCGGCTTCACCCCAGTCCGCATCGTGTCGTCGCGGCGGCAGGTCTTTCAGCGCGCGGCGAATATCGTTCGTCAGGCTGGTCGGACGCCATTCGGGAATACGGATCTGGCCGCGTGCATCGACGATCGAGGCAATCGCATGCGACAGGATGATGACCGGATCTGCCAGCAATCCGCCGAAATTGCCGGAATGATGATCGCCCTCACGCAGATTGACGACAAGATCGAAGGGCAAGCCGCCGCGAGACCCCATGAACATGGTCGGCGTATCGGCCGCAAGCCGCGGGCCATCGGAGGCGATCAGCACGTCGGCGGCCAAGGCCTGTTTCTGCTCACTGAAAAACTCCCGCAGCCCGTAGGAGCCCGTTTCCTCCGCCATTTCGATAATGATCTTGGAATTGAAGCCGAGCGCACCCCGCCCTTTGATGACATGCTCCAGCGCCTTGAGGTTGATCAGATGCTGGATCTTGTTGTCGGCCGTGCCGCGGCCAAAAAGCTTGCCATCCTCGATCGTCAGGGTGAAAGGATCGAGCCCCTCGCGCCAGCGACCGGGCTCGCCGTTGCAGACGTCGCCGTGTCCATAAGTGAGTACGGTCGGCAAATCCTCTCCCTCGATCCGGCTGGCGATCAGAAGCGGCGCTCCACCCTCTCGCGGATTATCGAAGATATCCGTCTTGTAGCCCATGCCGACCAGAAGCGGCACCATCTCCTCATCGAGATAACGCATCAGGTCTTCAGGCAGGCCCTCGGACTGGCTGATCGATCGATGTGCCACCAAGCGTTTCAGATCGTCTGTAAGAGCCCCGTCGCGCGCATAGGCAGAAGCGGCGGAAAGGATGGCATTTCTTTCCATTTCCAATATCTTACACCGTCAAGTATGCGTCCAAGTATGCTAGCCGGCACCCATCGGACGGGCTTTAAAATCGTCATTATCATAGCATCGTTCTTTCACAGATTGTCGACATCTTGTCTGCTGCCCGGCGCTGCATTTGCACCGATGAATCTCAGGGCGACGACCGGCCTCACCGGCAAGTGGCAGGAGCCCGTTCGATCGATGCGCTGCCTGCAAGGCAAAGGTGAAAATTGAACCCACCCATGCAGGATTTCCACCTAGTTTCCGACACGTTGCGAATATAGCCTGTCGCGCGATTCGTCGTCCCGGTCTGGACGACACATGACATTCAAGGAGACGACGATGACGGATATCAAAAGCGGTCTTGTCGAACTAAAGCCGCAGATCACCGTGATCGGCGTCGGCGGCGGCGGCGGCAACGCGATCAACAACATGATCGCCGAAAATTTGCGCGGCGTGGAATTTGTCGCGGCCAATACCGATGCGCAGGTTCTGGCCACTTCCAAGGCATCGCGACGCATCCAGCTCGGCACCCAGGTTACCGAAGGCCTCGGCGCCGGCTCGCTTCCGGATGTCGGCCGCGCGGCTGCGGAAGAATCGCTCGATGAAATCATGGACCATCTCGCCGGCTCGCATATGTGCTTCGTCACCGCCGGCATGGGTGGCGGAACCGG belongs to Neorhizobium sp. NCHU2750 and includes:
- a CDS encoding ABC transporter ATP-binding protein, with the protein product MAGVLVEALVKAWGDARAVDDISFSVEQGSLTVLLGPSGCGKSTTLRILAGLETATGGTIRIGGQDVAGRVGAARGVSMVFQSYALFPHMTVADNITFGLSVRHVAKPEIAERLARVASILGLEPFLARKPSQLSGGQQQRVALGRALIAEAPVCLMDEPLSNLDAKLRQDLRREIRSLQQRLGMTMIYVTHDQTEAMSMADQVILMNGGRIEQAGTASDLYSRPASMFAARFVGGSPMSFIDLDNDASGRNAVFQGVDHPPVLSRPGKGLVLGMRSEDVQIATSTVPDGHWIDGPDATAEDIEYLGADALVTCRVGRHRIGVRVRGADAPPSNITLPLRFRADAMHVFDRDSGNRIEPAGEPGRLEAASPTAHHREPT
- a CDS encoding amidase family protein, producing MTKSHPADLTAREAARLIATRELSPVEMAKAGIERVEGLNPAINAVIASNFDRVVDEAKAAEDKVMAGEPLGPLHGVTFGVKDMIDVTGLPTTFGSEIFRDNIATRDDAMVAAMRSAGAMPLGKTNNPDWSAGGNTINKVYGATGNPHDPTKSAAGSSGGSAALLAARMAPLATGSDLGGSLRNPAAFCGVVGYRPSPGVVPGDLRAIGLFPLSTSGPMAGNVGDLGLMLSILARPDRLDPYTIVVDGKTAWDPAAFADPKPLDLKTVRIAFTEDFGFAPTESVVREAFRTVAARIAPNFGISDELHPACDDADRIFAVLRAVGFVGHARYLAKDADKVGPNVKANIEEAFTYGVQDVYDVLASQTVYYRNWQRFYDDWDFILCPAVTISPRDWHELYPIEIDGKPTKSYYHWLAMAYASTLAGHPSITIPAGRDARGMPFGLQIIGRRHDDLGVLRMAASVEALLSGDPDLAPPIVDLDRLAGAPPIRDMPGFLPDW
- a CDS encoding M20 family metallopeptidase, which codes for MERNAILSAASAYARDGALTDDLKRLVAHRSISQSEGLPEDLMRYLDEEMVPLLVGMGYKTDIFDNPREGGAPLLIASRIEGEDLPTVLTYGHGDVCNGEPGRWREGLDPFTLTIEDGKLFGRGTADNKIQHLINLKALEHVIKGRGALGFNSKIIIEMAEETGSYGLREFFSEQKQALAADVLIASDGPRLAADTPTMFMGSRGGLPFDLVVNLREGDHHSGNFGGLLADPVIILSHAIASIVDARGQIRIPEWRPTSLTNDIRRALKDLPPRRHDADWGEAELTPSERVFGWNSFAVLAISAGNIAAPQNAIASSARARCQLRFVVGTDVDDILPALRRHLDAHGFSMVEVLGLKEEPFRATRFSPDHPWVGFVERSIAASSGKPPHVLPNLAGSLPNDAFTDILGLPTIWVPHSHAECGQHGPNEHALLSIADEGIRVMTALFLDIADHASELRKTA